The Sulfuricaulis sp. region CCTTGATTCCGAGCCTCTTCGAACTCATCCCGACGATGAGAAAGAGCTTTTCCAAATAGCCCTTCAGCAACTCGTGCTTGATGTAGGCCTGCTCTCGCCCCTGGTACGTTTCGGGGACGGTAGTGGTCTTTTTATTGCCCGGCATCCGTCCTCCCTTGACCGGCGAACGATCGTTCGGTAGCGTAACCCCATGTCCAATGACGGTCAATACCTCGCCAAGCTCCAGGACTACTACACCCGGCACCGGGTGCTGCCGTCCTATTCCACCATTGGCAAACTTATTGGACTGGCCTCGAAGGCCTCAGTGGCGGATATGGTTCTACGGCTGAAGGCCGAGGGCTTTCTGGAAAGCACGCCGGGCAAGCGACTCAAACCCGGGCGGCGGTTCTTCGAGCGGCCATTCGCCGAAAGCGTCCGTGCGGGCCTGCCAAGTCCAGCGGCCGACCTGGGACCGGACATCCTGACGATTGATGACTATCTAGTGCCACACCCGTCGAAGACGGTTCTGATCAAGGTCAAAGGCGACTCGATGATTGGCGCGGGCATTCAGCCGGACGATGTCGTCGTTGTGGAGAAACGGACCTCCGCGAATGTCGGCGACATTGTCGTCGCAATCGTGGACAACGAATTCACGCTGAAGCGGCTAGACC contains the following coding sequences:
- a CDS encoding LexA family transcriptional regulator, with product MSNDGQYLAKLQDYYTRHRVLPSYSTIGKLIGLASKASVADMVLRLKAEGFLESTPGKRLKPGRRFFERPFAESVRAGLPSPAADLGPDILTIDDYLVPHPSKTVLIKVKGDSMIGAGIQPDDVVVVEKRTSANVGDIVVAIVDNEFTLKRLDRERGRVVLKPENKSYPVIRPKGELEIFGVVVGQFRKYR